The following nucleotide sequence is from uncultured Campylobacter sp..
CATAGTAGCCGGTATTTTTCTCGCCCTTGCGGTATCCGCGCTGCTTAAAGCCCTTAACGGCGGTTTTTAGAAACAGATTATCGCTCACGCCTCCACCTAGCCCTAAATTTAGATCATTGTAATTATACGACGCAATCTTGGTAGAGACATTGGCGTACGGGTATCTGGCGCCTTTTTTTGTGATGATATTTATCACGCCGCCGCTGGTGCCGCTGCCGTAAAGCACGCTACCGCCGCCGGGGATGATCTCCACGCGCTCTATATCCTCAATAGGAACGAGATCGATCGGGATTGGCGTCGGCGTCGTGTCGATCATATTGAGCGCGACTCCGTTAAGAAGGACTTTGACGGAGGTATTTGCCTTCTGACCCTGTCCGCGCAGATCGACCGTATCGCCGTGAAAGCTAACCCCCGGCGCCTTTTCTAAAATTTCGCGCAGATCGCGGTAGCCGCGGTTTTCCATATCCTCCGCGGTGATGACCGAGACGTTGCGAACCTCGTTTTTAAGCATATCCTCAAAGCCCGTCGCGGTAACTACGATGGTACCTAGCTTAGTGGCGTTCGCGCCGGAAGCGTTTTTAGGAACTGCGGAATTTACCGCCCCTGCGCTAGGCGCGATATTTTCGGACGTAGCGTTGTTTTCGGCTCCGTTTAGTTGTAATGCGGCGCACAAACTTAGCGCGATCGCGGCATTTGAAAGATAAAATTTCTTAAACATCACTCTCCCCTATTTAAAATTAAGATTTTGCGAATGATTTGCAAATGCTATATTATAATTTCTCTTGATTAAATAATAATAAATTTCAAAGATTAAAGATAGATTTTTTAAAATTTAGGCGGAGATTGGATGAAATTTTGATCTTGAGTATTTTACGTGGCGCGATAAAATTTCGGTTTTAAATTTAGACTCTTTGGCGCCGCCTACTTTCCAAAACGATAAATTTGCGAAGCGAATCTGACCGGAATTTTAAAATTTAGACCTTACATCCGCCCGCTTTGCCGAATTTTGCCTCGATCAAAAGCACCAAGATGAAGAAAATTTTTTCGTCGTTAAACTTCGCAAGCTCGCGCAGACCTTGATCTGCGCTTACAAGCTTGATGCCGTTTGATTTCAAAATCTCAGCGAGCTCGTCCGGCTCAAAGCCCATTTTACCAGCGATTTCTCTGATATTATAAGGCTCGATCGCGCCGATGATGCGATCCATATTACAAAAACCGGGATTTTTGCGGCTCAAAACCACGTCCAAAAACTCGCCCCAGAGCTTTACGAGCTTCTTTCGCCTCGTGATTATATGCAAGATCGCGACGCAAAGCAGGCCCAATCCTGCGATCTTATGCAGGCTCATCCAGGCCTCGTCATATTCGCCGCGCGCGAAATTAACGCCCGAGAAGCCCAAAATGCAAAGCGCGCAGCCTAGCAGCACGATGAGCGCAAATTTATAAACAATCCCCGCCTTAAGCATCAAATCTCCTTGCTTTGTTTTTAAAATTTAGCGGCTTAGGCGTAGCGCACGCGAACGCTACGGCGGCGTTACGTCTCGTCGGTCGCCGCTATCGTATCGCCTCGGCGTTATTGCGCCGCCCGCACTGCTGCTTCACTTATACGCTCCGCGGATCGCCATCATCGTATCGCGACGTTTGCGCTACTTGCACTGCGCTTTCCCTACATACGCATCCTGTCGATCGCGGTTGCCATATTGCGGCATTTTATGCTGTCGCCGCCGCAATCACGCCGCGCCGCTTTGTACTGCCGATCCGTCGTCGCGGCAGCGTTGTTCGCTTCGATCGTAGCGCCGTTACGATGATGATTTGCCCAAGCGAAGGTTATGTCATACGGCGCCGAGTAGGTACGTATTGTCGTTCCGCTTCTCGACTACGGCGTGCCATCTGCGCCGCTGATGTGTTACACGCCATCCGACGCGCTACCGACTTATTGCGACGCCCACGTATCGCGCCGCTGCCGCAGCCCGTTCATTTAGCACGCCGTTACGCTACCGATCGCGGCTCGGTTTAAAATTTTATCTAGGCGACATCTCCTCGGCGGATCATTTTGCGTTTAAATTTTACCGACTTAATTTCGCGCAAAATCGCGATCGCACGCCGTCTACCGATCTCCAAGCCGCTCGCCGCGCCGTAGTGCCTGCCCGCCGCCGACTGCGTGCGAGCGCCTAGCCGCGCGGGTGCCGATGCTCACGTATACGAACACCTAGCGCCTCGGCTAAATTTTATCGCCGCTTAATATAAACGAGTAATTTTAATAAATCTGGATTTAAAAAGATATGAATTTAAAGGCGAAATCCCTGCCGCGTGAAATTTAAAGGGCCGAATTTAAAGCTCTATCGTCCGCTCGAATATATCCTCAAGCCCCGTTTGATGCACGATCGCTAGCATGCCGAGGCTCGGTAGATCCGCACGCAGACTAAGTAGCAGCTCGCGCGCCGAGGCAGGATCGAGCGCGGACGTGATCTCGTCTGCGAAAACAAAGCTCGGCTTGTGGTAGCGTATCCGCGCAAAACTAAGCCGCTGCGCCTCCCCGCCGCTTAAAATTTTAACGTAATCGGCGCACGAGTTTAGCATGCGAGCAAATTTCTCAAGCCCTACGCAGCATAAAATTTCTAAAAATTCAGCATCGTCTGCGCGCGGCGGCTGCGGATAGGAAATGAGCTCTTTTAGGCTAAGCGGCGCCAGATAGGGCTTTTGCGGGATAAACATCACGCCCGTGCGCGGCAGGCTGATCTCGCCGCGGCCGTATCTCCAAAGACCCGCCGCGTAGCGCAGAGCCGTGCTTTTACCCGCGCCGCTCTTGCCTCGCAGCATTATAAACTGCGCGGGCGCAAGCTCGAAGCGTAGATCCTCGATCAGCGGCTCGCCCGCAGGCGTGAAGACCGACAAGCCCTCGCAACGAGCGGAATTTTCGTCGCTTTGTTTGACGCAAGCACGCAGATTTGCGCTCTCGCCGTCCATGCGCGAGATGAACTCATAGATCCTCTGCACGCTCGCCGCCCACTCCATGATCTGCTTGTAATAGTCCATAAACCACGCAAATCCGTCCTGCACGCTGTAAAACGCCGAGCGCGCCTGCATCATGTCGCCAAAGCTCATCGCGCGCGACAAATACAGCGGCAGGCAGGCAAAGATCGGGATTAAATTCGTGATTTTTAGGTAGCTTGCCGAAAAGCATTCGAGGCGAAATTCCGTATTCATGATGCTGCGCCAGTTTCTCATGATCTCGCCGAAGCTCGCACGAAAGCGGCCGCGCTCGGCATCCTCTCCGCGCATAAACGCTACGGCTTCTGCGTTTTCGCGCACGAGCAACAGATCCGAGCGGTAGTCGGCTTCGGCGCGCTGCTTGGCAAAATTTAGCCCCCTAAGCCTGCGCCCGATGAGATGCGTGATCAGCGAGCAAAGCAGCGTATAAAGGAGCGCGACGTAGAGCAAAAAGCCCTCGATCTCAAAGTGCATGCCGAAAATTTCAAATTTCAACACCTTCGAGACCTGCCACAAGATCG
It contains:
- a CDS encoding chemotaxis protein codes for the protein MLKAGIVYKFALIVLLGCALCILGFSGVNFARGEYDEAWMSLHKIAGLGLLCVAILHIITRRKKLVKLWGEFLDVVLSRKNPGFCNMDRIIGAIEPYNIREIAGKMGFEPDELAEILKSNGIKLVSADQGLRELAKFNDEKIFFILVLLIEAKFGKAGGCKV
- a CDS encoding ABC transporter ATP-binding protein/permease, which translates into the protein MKTLKQFFEILRPHWFGKGAAKLWALLLLALGFSLAIIKISVLMNAWDKRFYDALSELKGELIPALVGEFLLYTALIVLFIVCGSWFRKLLVIVWRERLSAMMERKWLHNANFYRTSLEGNFSARGGSNLEKPGDANLNERAECSAVEADSAVLHRDAKGLEILPSAAKQNAAGQSGASENEISSKTRADCEISKTIAKLDNPDQRIAEDSLLLVQKSVDLVKSLVYNLAKLIAFVAILWQVSKVLKFEIFGMHFEIEGFLLYVALLYTLLCSLITHLIGRRLRGLNFAKQRAEADYRSDLLLVRENAEAVAFMRGEDAERGRFRASFGEIMRNWRSIMNTEFRLECFSASYLKITNLIPIFACLPLYLSRAMSFGDMMQARSAFYSVQDGFAWFMDYYKQIMEWAASVQRIYEFISRMDGESANLRACVKQSDENSARCEGLSVFTPAGEPLIEDLRFELAPAQFIMLRGKSGAGKSTALRYAAGLWRYGRGEISLPRTGVMFIPQKPYLAPLSLKELISYPQPPRADDAEFLEILCCVGLEKFARMLNSCADYVKILSGGEAQRLSFARIRYHKPSFVFADEITSALDPASARELLLSLRADLPSLGMLAIVHQTGLEDIFERTIEL